A part of Aegilops tauschii subsp. strangulata cultivar AL8/78 chromosome 2, Aet v6.0, whole genome shotgun sequence genomic DNA contains:
- the LOC109741023 gene encoding putative zinc finger CCCH domain-containing protein 51, whose protein sequence is MVWRSDQPCRFYMIDGSCKYGSDCWFSHGLDSFGRIEIQIRVLLHLMHRFPVPVVDLPRNCSELHIKLLQDGQDGNPDHLLSLLWRLHTIYLFHDSIQWYVILLEVAPPAYNPNVMDFNSETRIYITFSAQSREICTESKVRSHFSHFGPVVSVTIPHGRSYGFVRFLLPGTVRPLLSNWNPEVPHFISGARLHVDRYIPYYLWNPAENHGPNGLDGGP, encoded by the exons ATGGTTTGGAGGTCTGACCAGCCTTGCCGCTTCTACATGATTGATGGATCTTGCAAGTATGGTTCAGACTGTTGGTTCTCTCATGGACTTGACTCATTTGGGAGGATAGAGATCCAAATCAGGGTACTTCTGCATTTGATGCATCGTTTTCCTGTCCCAGTAGTGGATTTGCCACGGAATTGCTCTGAGTTGCACATAAAGCTTCTGCAAGACGGACAGGATGGGAATCCTGATCACCTGCTGAGTTTGCTCTGGCGTCTTCATACGATTTATTTGTTTCATGACAG CATTCAATGGTATGTAATCCTGTTGGAGGTTGCCCCACCAGCCTACAATCCAAATGTGATGGATTTCAATAGTGAAACTCGGATTTATATCACCTTCTCTGCTCAAAGTAGAGAAATATGCACTGAATCAAAGGTTCGTTCGCATTTCAG CCATTTCGGGCCTGTCGTGTCTGTGACTATTCCGCATGGAAGGTCATATGGTTTTGTGAGATTCTTGCTCCCTGGGACAGTGAGGCCGCTTTTATCAAACTGGAATCCTGAGGTCCCTCACTTCATCTCCGGAGCAAGACTTCACGTGGACCGCTATATCCCCTATTATCTGTG GAACCCTGCTGAGAATCATGGACCGAATGGCCTGGATGGAGGGCCATGA